One Pararhizobium sp. IMCC3301 DNA segment encodes these proteins:
- a CDS encoding LysR family transcriptional regulator, which translates to METGLRRLRYFWSLSKELNFRRTAQQLNITQPALSRAIVQLEGEVGVKLLERTNRHVKLTVAGHAFATGCERVLRDLGDVIDLTQKVAQGYAGHLNVGYTDTVVSGRLPDIIKSFHGLAPEIHIRLTQAHTERQLDMLDKGRLDVGFMTGPSLRADVRTIDIQSDRLLAILPVDHPVGVPDQLRLADLADLPFILGETASWRTFNAHLFRHWDKAGINPRIVLRVPESRAIIGLVSCGLGVSILPECQVQTIDKRLVARPILDISDRVPTHCGWLSGALQPALQQFTDHLAQFEITQEAITAR; encoded by the coding sequence GTGGAGACAGGCTTGAGGAGGTTGCGGTATTTCTGGAGCCTCTCCAAGGAACTGAATTTCCGGCGGACAGCGCAGCAGTTGAATATCACCCAGCCTGCGCTGAGCCGCGCTATTGTACAGCTTGAGGGAGAGGTGGGCGTAAAGCTGCTCGAACGGACGAACCGGCACGTAAAACTTACCGTCGCTGGCCATGCTTTCGCCACAGGTTGCGAACGTGTGCTGCGGGATCTGGGCGACGTCATAGACCTGACACAGAAGGTTGCACAGGGATATGCGGGGCACCTGAATGTCGGCTATACTGACACCGTGGTTTCCGGTCGCTTGCCCGACATCATCAAATCGTTCCATGGTCTCGCGCCAGAAATTCATATCCGGCTCACTCAGGCCCATACGGAACGACAGCTTGATATGCTGGACAAAGGACGTCTTGATGTCGGCTTTATGACCGGACCGTCGCTTCGCGCCGACGTCCGCACCATCGACATTCAGTCCGACCGATTGCTGGCGATCTTACCCGTCGATCACCCTGTTGGGGTTCCTGACCAACTCCGGCTTGCTGATCTTGCCGACTTGCCTTTCATTTTAGGTGAGACGGCTTCGTGGAGAACATTCAACGCGCATCTGTTTCGCCACTGGGATAAAGCGGGCATCAATCCCCGAATCGTGCTGAGGGTCCCGGAATCCCGCGCGATTATAGGGCTGGTCTCTTGCGGTCTCGGAGTATCGATCCTCCCTGAATGCCAGGTTCAAACCATTGACAAACGACTTGTTGCGCGGCCGATTCTGGACATTAGTGACCGGGTCCCCACCCATTGCGGATGGTTGTCCGGGGCATTGCAGCCGGCACTACAGCAATTCACAGACCACTTGGCTCAGTTCGAAATCACGCAGGAGGCCATCACCGCCCGGTGA
- a CDS encoding Gfo/Idh/MocA family protein, with protein sequence MGSLRWGILAPGGIAALFAQDLGSAGRTFLAVGSRSQERADQFAAKYGAARAYGSYEALVNDPDIEAVYIASPHSEHAAHAELALRHGKHVLVEKPFTLTGEQARRVRDVARETGLFAMEAMRTRFMPHTVRSHQLIEEGALGEIRALTADHCQRLDSDPVGRLWNPILGGGALLDLGIYNVSFASDYLGAPEHINAVATMTSTGVDLSTSMIFRYANGAIASLQTAMDARGPNRAAIIGEKARIEMGSVFYRSSRFKLFNGKDELIEDFSEPYPFWGKQYEAQEVERCIAAGLTESPRMSLDETVTIIETIDKVRQQINLTYPE encoded by the coding sequence ATGGGTTCGTTGAGGTGGGGTATTCTGGCACCAGGGGGAATTGCAGCATTGTTTGCCCAGGACCTTGGTTCGGCTGGTCGGACATTTCTGGCTGTTGGTTCACGCAGTCAGGAGAGGGCGGACCAATTTGCCGCCAAATATGGCGCGGCAAGGGCCTATGGGAGCTACGAGGCTCTGGTCAATGACCCGGATATAGAGGCGGTTTACATCGCTTCGCCCCATTCCGAGCATGCAGCCCATGCTGAACTGGCATTACGCCACGGCAAGCATGTTCTCGTTGAGAAGCCGTTCACGTTGACCGGAGAACAGGCGCGCCGGGTTCGCGACGTGGCACGTGAGACGGGCTTGTTCGCCATGGAGGCGATGCGGACCCGCTTTATGCCGCATACTGTGCGCAGCCACCAGCTGATTGAGGAAGGAGCGCTGGGCGAAATTCGGGCGCTGACCGCAGACCATTGTCAGCGGCTGGACTCTGACCCTGTGGGGCGTCTGTGGAACCCGATCCTGGGCGGCGGGGCTCTGCTCGATCTGGGCATTTACAATGTGTCTTTTGCCTCCGATTACCTGGGCGCGCCCGAGCACATCAACGCAGTGGCTACAATGACTTCCACTGGCGTTGATTTGTCGACTTCCATGATTTTCCGATATGCCAATGGCGCTATTGCCAGCTTGCAGACGGCCATGGACGCGCGTGGACCCAACCGGGCGGCGATCATTGGCGAGAAGGCCCGCATCGAGATGGGCTCCGTGTTCTACAGGTCTTCCAGGTTCAAGCTGTTCAACGGCAAGGACGAACTGATTGAAGATTTCTCCGAGCCCTATCCCTTCTGGGGCAAGCAATATGAAGCCCAGGAAGTGGAGCGCTGCATTGCCGCCGGCCTCACCGAGAGTCCGCGCATGAGCCTCGATGAGACTGTTACAATCATCGAGACCATTGATAAAGTCCGCCAGCAGATCAACCTGACATATCCAGAATAG
- a CDS encoding TRAP transporter substrate-binding protein, whose translation MSRFSKSTIASLAFGIALVGSGPALAAELTMNLGWETPLDSDYGVLAEEFKKLVDDYSEGSIEVKLRHSGQIGGEDNAFKALQLGTVDAYFISPGNVSPSWPLMDVMVLPYTFENTDHLRAVANGPAGASLKRQLQEQTGVHLLTFGGPSYRDFFNSVRPINTIEDMDGLKIRVPKNKVMLATFTAFGAEPVPLAWSETPTALQTGTIDGGDNGTNIIQEMKFYEYAKYLTVLDHFAGFTPMFVSDAFMKKLSEDQVEAVQRAADEAGEFHMQYMIGRIEEVRTWLATEGGMEVTRPDRTAFIAAAETVQQEVAAERGEAFAALLKEIRDAAK comes from the coding sequence ATGTCCAGATTCTCGAAAAGTACAATTGCAAGTCTAGCTTTCGGAATCGCACTTGTGGGATCAGGTCCCGCACTGGCGGCTGAATTGACCATGAACCTCGGCTGGGAAACCCCGCTGGACTCAGACTATGGCGTGCTTGCTGAAGAGTTTAAGAAGCTGGTCGACGATTATTCCGAAGGTAGTATTGAGGTCAAGTTGCGCCACTCGGGCCAAATCGGGGGCGAGGATAATGCGTTCAAAGCGTTACAACTTGGCACTGTCGACGCCTACTTCATCTCTCCGGGCAACGTCTCGCCCAGCTGGCCTTTGATGGACGTAATGGTTTTGCCTTACACGTTCGAAAACACCGATCACTTGCGCGCGGTCGCAAATGGTCCTGCGGGAGCGTCCCTGAAGCGGCAACTGCAGGAGCAGACCGGTGTTCATCTGCTGACATTTGGCGGACCCAGCTATCGTGACTTTTTCAACTCGGTGCGGCCGATCAACACCATCGAGGACATGGATGGTCTGAAGATTCGCGTTCCAAAAAACAAGGTGATGCTTGCAACCTTTACTGCATTCGGTGCTGAGCCTGTGCCTCTGGCCTGGTCCGAAACCCCTACGGCATTGCAGACCGGGACCATCGACGGAGGCGACAACGGGACGAACATCATCCAGGAAATGAAGTTCTATGAATACGCCAAGTATCTGACCGTACTTGATCATTTTGCCGGCTTCACTCCGATGTTTGTTTCTGACGCGTTCATGAAAAAGCTCTCTGAAGATCAGGTGGAGGCGGTTCAACGTGCGGCGGACGAAGCTGGAGAGTTTCACATGCAGTACATGATAGGCCGCATCGAAGAAGTTCGTACCTGGCTCGCCACGGAAGGCGGCATGGAAGTAACGCGCCCCGATCGCACCGCATTCATTGCAGCGGCAGAAACTGTTCAGCAAGAAGTCGCAGCTGAGCGCGGCGAGGCTTTTGCCGCTCTGCTCAAAGAGATCCGGGACGCCGCAAAATAA
- a CDS encoding TRAP transporter large permease has product MNELVILALVFTGLTLIGAPLFAAVGLTTFLALFLIEIPSTLMAQIGYTGLTPFPLLTIPLFVLAGRLMEVGGLGTRLIAVATNLVGAYRGSLGLVTVFACMLFAALSGSGPATTAAIGSMTVPAMQREGYHTPFAAAIAAAAGALGSLIPPSNLMIIYGLVSETSIPRLFLAGFIPGFVVTAFLMITTYIIARRKGYGGSGDPFSWAPALRAMWDGKWAIGAPVLILGGIYGGAFTPTEAAAVAVFYALFVGAVVHRELTARKLFESLRFTALMTGLLILLAPTLAFGQLSAFYDVPAAVEALITSMTVNVYIVLILIGIFYIIIGTFMESLAQIILFTSVFLPLVVGLGVDPVVFGVFTVITCEIGFLTPPLGGNLNVAARISGVSIEQVSVAVLPFIAAYCLGLLLIIFFPEMSLWLPNLFYGPAR; this is encoded by the coding sequence ATGAATGAACTTGTCATTCTGGCCCTGGTGTTTACCGGTCTCACCTTGATCGGCGCGCCGCTTTTTGCGGCGGTCGGATTGACGACCTTCCTGGCGCTGTTTTTGATAGAAATCCCGTCTACCTTGATGGCGCAGATCGGCTACACGGGGCTTACACCGTTTCCTCTGCTGACCATTCCACTGTTCGTCCTCGCCGGGCGCTTGATGGAAGTCGGTGGCCTGGGAACACGGTTGATAGCCGTGGCAACCAACCTCGTCGGTGCCTATCGCGGCAGTCTGGGCCTGGTAACAGTGTTCGCATGTATGCTGTTCGCAGCGCTTTCCGGGTCGGGTCCCGCCACCACTGCGGCCATCGGTTCCATGACTGTTCCGGCAATGCAGCGCGAGGGCTATCATACGCCGTTTGCCGCCGCCATTGCCGCCGCAGCCGGTGCGCTCGGCAGTCTGATCCCACCCTCCAACCTGATGATCATTTACGGTCTTGTCTCGGAAACTTCGATTCCGCGCCTGTTCCTGGCGGGCTTCATTCCCGGCTTCGTAGTCACTGCCTTCCTTATGATCACCACCTATATCATTGCGCGGCGCAAGGGTTACGGTGGATCCGGCGACCCTTTCTCCTGGGCCCCCGCACTGCGTGCAATGTGGGATGGGAAATGGGCAATTGGCGCCCCGGTGCTGATACTCGGCGGGATTTATGGCGGGGCATTCACCCCAACCGAGGCGGCTGCAGTTGCCGTGTTCTATGCCCTGTTCGTTGGTGCCGTCGTGCACCGCGAACTGACTGCGCGCAAGCTGTTCGAAAGTCTTCGCTTCACGGCGTTAATGACCGGACTTTTGATCCTGCTGGCTCCCACCTTGGCCTTCGGGCAGCTCTCGGCCTTCTATGATGTGCCGGCTGCAGTTGAAGCCTTGATCACCAGCATGACCGTCAACGTATATATCGTGCTGATACTGATCGGCATATTCTACATTATTATCGGTACCTTCATGGAGTCGCTGGCACAGATTATTCTGTTCACCTCGGTGTTTCTGCCGCTGGTGGTTGGACTGGGCGTCGATCCGGTTGTGTTTGGTGTGTTCACCGTCATCACCTGCGAGATTGGCTTTCTGACGCCGCCATTGGGCGGAAACCTCAACGTCGCGGCCCGAATCTCGGGCGTCAGTATTGAACAGGTTTCGGTCGCTGTGCTGCCTTTCATCGCAGCGTACTGCCTGGGTCTTCTGTTGATTATCTTTTTTCCGGAAATGTCGCTCTGGCTTCCAAATCTATTCTATGGGCCAGCCCGCTAG
- a CDS encoding DegT/DnrJ/EryC1/StrS aminotransferase family protein, translating into MMKPVFSGSFTQQAKIPDAAIAAALEVLRHGRLHRYNTVAAEPGETALLEQEFAHWQGARYCLACASGGQAMQIALRAAGVKSGDPVLTNGFTLAPVPGAIAAVGGATVLVEVTADLVIDLADLEQKARNVSARYLLLSHMRGHLVDMKRLSDIAKRLNLTVIEDCAHTMGASWAGTKSGNFGHAGCFSTQTYKHMNSGEGGLLTSNDPDFMARATILSGSYMLYGRHGAGPDSEYFEGPRLNMPNMSARMDNLRAAILRPQLRELDHSIESWNERYDIIAKHLKECSAVALPKRPDDGKFVGSSIQFRIPDIHPDTANALLAGLAQRGVEVKWFGGATPIGFTSSHDSWRYLQRQSLPVTDNVLASLFDMRLPLAFSLKDCALIADILVDEISAVTRAAA; encoded by the coding sequence ATGATGAAACCTGTCTTCAGCGGAAGCTTTACCCAGCAAGCAAAAATCCCGGACGCTGCGATCGCAGCCGCGCTGGAGGTGCTCAGGCACGGTCGCCTGCATCGTTACAACACGGTCGCTGCTGAACCCGGCGAGACGGCGTTGCTGGAACAGGAATTTGCACATTGGCAGGGTGCAAGATACTGCCTTGCCTGCGCGTCGGGCGGTCAGGCGATGCAGATTGCGCTGCGCGCGGCAGGCGTTAAATCCGGCGATCCTGTCCTGACCAACGGGTTCACGCTCGCTCCGGTTCCAGGTGCAATAGCGGCGGTGGGCGGCGCGACGGTCCTGGTGGAAGTCACGGCTGATCTGGTGATTGATCTTGCCGATCTGGAACAGAAGGCCCGAAATGTCTCCGCCAGATACCTGCTGCTTTCGCATATGCGGGGTCACCTGGTAGACATGAAGCGTCTGTCCGATATCGCCAAGCGTCTCAATTTGACGGTGATTGAGGATTGCGCACACACCATGGGGGCTAGTTGGGCAGGGACGAAAAGCGGTAATTTTGGCCATGCCGGATGTTTTTCCACCCAGACATACAAGCACATGAATTCTGGCGAAGGCGGGCTGCTTACCTCAAACGATCCGGATTTCATGGCACGGGCGACCATTCTGTCGGGGTCCTACATGCTTTATGGCCGGCACGGTGCCGGGCCCGATTCCGAATATTTTGAAGGCCCGCGTCTGAATATGCCCAACATGTCCGCGCGGATGGATAACCTGCGTGCCGCAATCCTGCGCCCCCAACTCAGAGAACTGGACCACTCTATCGAGTCATGGAACGAGCGTTATGACATCATTGCAAAACATTTGAAGGAATGCAGTGCGGTGGCATTGCCCAAGCGCCCGGATGATGGAAAATTCGTTGGCAGTTCAATTCAGTTCAGAATTCCAGACATCCATCCGGATACCGCCAACGCGTTGCTTGCAGGCCTTGCGCAGCGGGGTGTCGAGGTCAAATGGTTCGGGGGTGCAACGCCAATTGGGTTTACATCGTCGCATGACAGCTGGCGCTATTTGCAGCGCCAGTCCTTACCCGTTACCGACAATGTGTTGGCAAGCCTGTTCGATATGCGCTTGCCTCTGGCCTTTTCACTCAAAGATTGCGCGTTGATTGCTGATATCCTTGTGGATGAAATCTCAGCCGTGACCCGTGCCGCGGCATGA
- a CDS encoding catalase — protein MTDKKVPPTTTDAGIPVASDEHSLTVGRDGPIVLHDHYLIEQMANFNRERIPERQPHAKGSGAFGHFEVTKDVSKYTRAAVFQPGTKTDTLIRFSTVAGERGSPDTWRDPRGFSLKFYTTEGNYDMVGNNTPVFFLRDPMKFQHFIRSQKRRADNGLRDHDMQWDFWSLSPESAHQVTWLMGDRGIPKTWRHMDGFSSHTYMWINAQGEKFWVKYHFQTDQGNEFLTQAEADKMAGEDGDYHRRDLFNSIKDGNFPSWTLSMQIMPFEEARTYRLNPFDLTKVWPHGDYPLIEVGKLTLNRNATDFHTEIEQAAFEPNNLVPGIGLSPDKMLLGRGFAYSDAHRARLGVNYKQIPVNKPRSPVHSYSKDGAMRTENVSDPVYAPNSKGGPAADPSLTDDAGLWYADGDMVRQAYTLREDDDDWSQAGILVREVMDDAARERLVNNIAGHLKAGVSTPVLERALEYWRNVDADLGARIATALNK, from the coding sequence TTGACCGACAAAAAAGTACCTCCCACAACCACGGATGCCGGAATTCCAGTTGCCAGTGATGAACATTCGCTAACCGTCGGGCGGGATGGCCCGATTGTGCTGCATGATCATTATTTGATTGAGCAAATGGCGAATTTCAACCGGGAGCGCATCCCCGAACGCCAGCCCCACGCCAAAGGCAGCGGTGCATTCGGCCATTTCGAAGTCACCAAGGATGTCAGCAAATACACTAGAGCAGCGGTATTTCAACCTGGCACAAAAACCGACACCCTGATTCGGTTTTCCACTGTCGCTGGCGAGCGCGGCAGCCCGGACACCTGGCGGGACCCACGCGGCTTCTCGCTGAAGTTTTATACGACCGAAGGAAATTACGACATGGTCGGCAACAATACGCCGGTCTTTTTCCTTCGCGACCCGATGAAGTTCCAGCATTTCATCCGTTCACAGAAACGGCGTGCAGACAATGGCCTGCGCGATCATGATATGCAGTGGGATTTCTGGTCATTGTCACCGGAGTCGGCCCACCAGGTTACCTGGCTGATGGGAGATCGCGGCATTCCTAAAACCTGGCGGCATATGGACGGCTTTTCCAGCCACACCTATATGTGGATCAACGCGCAAGGTGAGAAGTTCTGGGTCAAATATCATTTCCAGACTGACCAGGGAAATGAATTTCTGACGCAAGCCGAAGCCGATAAAATGGCCGGGGAAGACGGAGACTACCATCGTCGCGACCTGTTCAATTCGATCAAGGACGGCAATTTTCCAAGCTGGACCCTATCGATGCAGATTATGCCGTTTGAAGAAGCCAGAACATATCGCCTGAACCCGTTTGATTTGACCAAGGTCTGGCCGCACGGGGACTATCCACTGATTGAGGTCGGCAAACTTACGTTGAACCGAAATGCAACGGACTTTCACACCGAAATCGAACAGGCTGCGTTTGAACCCAATAATCTGGTGCCCGGCATTGGTTTGAGCCCGGACAAGATGCTGCTGGGGCGCGGGTTCGCCTATTCAGATGCCCATCGGGCGCGGCTGGGTGTGAATTACAAGCAGATTCCAGTCAACAAGCCACGATCGCCTGTTCACAGTTACAGCAAGGATGGCGCGATGCGAACCGAGAATGTGTCCGATCCGGTTTATGCGCCAAATTCCAAAGGCGGGCCTGCTGCGGACCCATCTCTCACCGACGATGCCGGCCTGTGGTACGCCGATGGCGACATGGTGCGTCAAGCCTATACATTGCGCGAAGACGACGATGACTGGAGTCAGGCCGGGATACTTGTCCGTGAGGTAATGGACGATGCCGCACGCGAGCGCCTGGTCAACAACATCGCGGGCCATCTCAAAGCCGGCGTTTCCACACCCGTTCTGGAGCGGGCACTGGAATATTGGCGCAATGTCGATGCGGATCTGGGCGCGCGCATTGCAACAGCGTTGAATAAGTAA
- a CDS encoding TRAP transporter small permease: MSAIPRLIERHTEEVICALALSIMAICVFLQVVMRYVFHSALPWSEEVASIAMVWAVYMGASLCVRERFHIRIMAGILLFPRTIAKWFVFLADLFAAVYCILMLIVSVEYLGVLARYPAHTPSLGIDEFYPQSILVIGHLLILLRLVQVYVIWLRLDGKGIPGMRAEHEVESSHE, from the coding sequence ATGTCTGCTATTCCACGGCTTATCGAACGTCATACTGAAGAAGTTATCTGTGCCTTGGCGCTCAGCATAATGGCGATCTGCGTTTTTCTGCAGGTTGTCATGCGCTACGTCTTTCATTCCGCGCTGCCATGGAGTGAGGAAGTCGCGTCCATTGCCATGGTATGGGCCGTGTATATGGGTGCGTCTCTCTGTGTGCGGGAACGGTTTCACATCCGGATCATGGCAGGAATACTGCTCTTTCCACGAACCATCGCCAAGTGGTTTGTGTTTCTCGCTGATCTGTTTGCCGCAGTCTATTGCATTTTGATGCTGATCGTGTCGGTCGAGTATCTCGGTGTGCTGGCGCGCTATCCTGCGCACACCCCAAGCCTGGGTATCGACGAATTCTATCCGCAATCGATCCTGGTGATCGGGCATCTGCTGATCTTGCTCCGTCTGGTTCAGGTTTACGTGATCTGGCTGCGCCTGGACGGCAAGGGGATTCCAGGCATGCGCGCAGAACACGAAGTGGAATCTTCGCATGAATGA
- a CDS encoding integrase core domain-containing protein, producing the protein MANETLFSSLPKAREQITVWKGDYDVERPHSSLGNITPSEFSEQP; encoded by the coding sequence ATGGCTAATGAAACACTCTTCTCATCGCTTCCTAAAGCGCGAGAACAGATCACCGTATGGAAGGGGGACTACGACGTGGAAAGGCCGCACTCATCATTGGGCAATATTACGCCCAGTGAATTCTCCGAACAACCGTAA
- a CDS encoding amidohydrolase family protein, with translation MLDTLLTNGVIYDGSGRDPLRGDIGIKDGRIADIGKLAGSQAERHVELDGLAVAPGFIDLHTHSDFTLAADGRAQSQVHQGVTTEVIGQCGYSCAPVHSVRDVEIMAPGYADGMVDVDWQSFGEYLDHLDKISLGVNVAAFVGHGTIHRAVLGDALRAADDAELDKMKGLLSESIDGGAYGFSTGLEYWPGSLASPDQLAEMIGIAAKRGVLYATHVRNRDLFYDIGFGEAISTARAAGARLQISHIQPKYGAPAYAMQHAIDMVNEAKGHGVDVAYDVIPHDWSHTRVSAILPQWAQEGGVATVQARLKDSATRLRIKGNRRPMWRLVNDGQWHKIVLMQSTINPELVGLTFDEIGARRNVDPYDAALDLLIEEGEHMNHLMWTSQSFSEDDIRLAISQPDCAIISDTLALAPEGCLKHHVGSLSGYGWAARFLQHYVRDHKVLSLSEGVRRLTSLPAERLGVADRGVIKSGAWADITVFDADQIASHCDVEEPRRFATGIAHVLVNGVFSMFEGARTKHDNGRVLRSH, from the coding sequence ATGCTTGATACACTTCTGACAAATGGCGTTATCTATGACGGGTCCGGACGCGACCCGTTGCGCGGTGACATTGGCATCAAGGACGGACGAATTGCAGATATCGGCAAGCTTGCGGGTTCCCAGGCCGAGCGGCACGTCGAACTGGACGGGCTGGCTGTGGCACCGGGTTTCATCGACCTGCACACCCACTCAGATTTCACCCTTGCTGCAGACGGACGGGCGCAAAGCCAAGTACACCAGGGCGTTACCACCGAAGTGATCGGCCAATGCGGCTATTCATGCGCTCCCGTGCACAGCGTCCGCGATGTCGAAATCATGGCGCCAGGGTATGCCGATGGTATGGTCGACGTCGACTGGCAGAGCTTTGGCGAGTACCTGGATCATCTCGACAAAATCTCGTTGGGCGTGAACGTGGCCGCATTCGTCGGACACGGGACCATTCATCGAGCCGTCCTGGGTGATGCGTTGCGCGCTGCGGACGACGCAGAGCTGGACAAGATGAAGGGGTTGCTGAGTGAGAGCATCGACGGTGGTGCCTATGGCTTTTCCACCGGACTGGAATACTGGCCCGGAAGTCTGGCCTCGCCCGACCAGCTTGCAGAAATGATCGGCATCGCAGCAAAGCGGGGCGTGCTCTATGCCACCCATGTGCGCAATCGCGACTTGTTCTATGACATCGGTTTTGGAGAAGCGATTTCCACCGCCCGGGCGGCTGGCGCACGACTGCAGATTTCGCATATCCAGCCCAAGTATGGCGCTCCCGCTTACGCGATGCAGCATGCCATCGATATGGTCAACGAGGCCAAGGGCCATGGTGTCGATGTGGCCTATGATGTGATCCCGCACGATTGGTCGCACACCCGGGTATCAGCCATTCTACCGCAGTGGGCGCAGGAAGGCGGCGTTGCAACTGTGCAGGCGCGACTGAAGGATTCAGCGACAAGGCTGCGAATCAAGGGCAATCGGCGACCGATGTGGAGGCTTGTGAATGATGGGCAGTGGCACAAGATCGTGCTCATGCAATCGACCATCAATCCCGAACTCGTCGGCTTGACCTTTGACGAGATTGGTGCCCGCCGCAATGTCGACCCCTACGATGCTGCGCTCGATCTGCTTATTGAAGAGGGGGAGCATATGAACCACCTGATGTGGACTTCGCAATCCTTCTCTGAGGATGATATTCGCCTGGCGATTTCGCAGCCCGATTGCGCGATCATCTCGGACACGTTGGCGCTGGCTCCCGAGGGATGTCTCAAACACCACGTCGGCTCGCTCAGCGGCTATGGCTGGGCGGCACGGTTCCTGCAACACTATGTCCGCGATCACAAGGTGTTGTCGCTGTCCGAAGGCGTACGGCGTCTGACATCGCTGCCGGCAGAGCGCCTGGGAGTGGCGGATCGGGGTGTGATCAAGTCCGGGGCCTGGGCCGACATTACCGTTTTTGATGCTGACCAGATAGCCAGTCACTGTGACGTGGAAGAGCCACGGCGTTTTGCGACCGGGATCGCTCATGTGCTGGTCAATGGTGTGTTCTCGATGTTCGAGGGTGCACGAACCAAGCACGACAACGGGCGCGTATTGCGCTCGCACTGA
- a CDS encoding transposase: protein MKHHAPFLPPSPGDPVPQILRDWLQALRPCFTAPSWEHMLVLVMGAVLAPGKRTVSACLRMTGRAEAKNFSSYHQLLNRARWESRDMSRRLLAMIIDRLVPEGPVVIGMDDTIERRWGRKITARGIYRDPVRSSHGHFVKASGLRWLSFMVLTPVPWAGVVKALPVLTLLAPSERSDHQRGRRHKLLTDWARQGALQLCRWMPERDIVFVGDSGFAVHELAYAIGGRATLISRLRLDANLYAAPPKRDGHTLGRPAQKGPPLPKLKTLLSNPTTPWKRITASSWYGRKHHKALEITSSTALWYRPGTPPKPIRWVLVRDPDGRRAPQAFFSTDTTLDPADIIALFVRRWQVEVTFAETRAHLGVETQRQWSDKAIARTTPALLGLYSLISLWACDLLSKSSIPYAAAWYRKTHLTFTDAIGAVRLALWVGDIYQHSPPHRERHKIPPDRLVRMAEALCFAA from the coding sequence ATGAAACATCATGCCCCCTTCTTGCCGCCGTCTCCGGGCGATCCCGTTCCCCAGATCCTGCGCGATTGGCTGCAGGCGCTGCGCCCGTGCTTCACGGCGCCCAGTTGGGAGCACATGCTCGTCCTGGTCATGGGGGCCGTGCTGGCCCCGGGCAAGCGCACCGTCAGCGCCTGCCTGCGGATGACCGGGCGCGCCGAGGCGAAAAACTTTTCGAGCTACCATCAGCTCCTTAACCGCGCCCGCTGGGAGTCTCGCGATATGTCTCGGCGCCTGCTGGCCATGATCATCGACCGCCTCGTGCCGGAGGGTCCCGTGGTCATCGGGATGGACGATACAATCGAGCGCCGATGGGGGCGCAAAATCACTGCGCGCGGCATCTATCGCGATCCTGTCCGCTCCAGCCATGGCCACTTCGTCAAAGCCAGCGGGCTGCGCTGGTTGAGCTTCATGGTGCTGACGCCGGTCCCTTGGGCAGGTGTTGTGAAGGCCCTCCCGGTGCTCACCCTGTTGGCCCCCTCGGAGCGCTCCGACCACCAGCGCGGACGCAGGCACAAGCTGCTGACCGACTGGGCCCGCCAAGGGGCGCTCCAGCTCTGTCGCTGGATGCCAGAGCGCGACATCGTCTTCGTGGGCGATAGCGGCTTCGCTGTCCATGAACTGGCGTACGCCATCGGCGGCCGAGCAACCCTCATCAGCCGACTGCGGCTCGACGCCAATCTCTACGCGGCCCCTCCAAAACGTGACGGCCACACCCTCGGACGCCCGGCGCAGAAGGGGCCACCCTTGCCCAAGCTGAAAACGCTGCTTTCAAACCCGACCACGCCCTGGAAAAGGATCACCGCGTCCTCCTGGTATGGGCGCAAGCACCATAAGGCACTCGAAATTACCTCGAGCACCGCATTGTGGTACCGACCTGGTACGCCGCCCAAGCCAATTCGCTGGGTCCTCGTCAGGGATCCTGACGGCCGGCGCGCTCCGCAAGCTTTCTTCAGCACCGATACAACGCTCGATCCTGCCGACATCATCGCCCTGTTCGTCCGCCGCTGGCAGGTCGAGGTCACCTTCGCCGAAACCCGCGCCCATCTTGGCGTCGAAACCCAACGGCAATGGTCCGACAAAGCTATCGCCCGCACCACGCCGGCGCTGCTTGGTCTCTACAGCCTTATCTCTTTGTGGGCGTGCGATCTGTTGTCCAAGTCGAGCATTCCTTATGCCGCAGCCTGGTATCGTAAGACCCATCTCACCTTCACCGATGCCATCGGCGCCGTAAGGCTCGCCTTATGGGTCGGAGACATTTATCAACACTCCCCGCCGCACCGGGAAAGACACAAAATCCCTCCCGACCGTCTCGTGCGTATGGCAGAGGCTCTCTGCTTCGCCGCATAA